Below is a genomic region from Rosa chinensis cultivar Old Blush chromosome 5, RchiOBHm-V2, whole genome shotgun sequence.
ATTGCTATGGCTTGTTTTTCATAGTTATTAGGCTCgcttttgaataagtgagcactggttgtctaatgggtggtgctagcataccacgtcctaaacttgTCTAGAGATGGCAAGGGAAGGTATGTATCCgtgccattctggcttgagttaaatgaattgattgatttggttcaaaaaaaaataataagaattTTAATTTCCCATCCTCATGAAAAAGACATGAGAATTGATTttctttccgtgaaccaaataATGCCTTAGTCTCAAAACACCATAACTCCCCTAAGTAGTACAAATTATTAAAGTCCGAGAGAAATTAGTTATTTCACCTCATCTTTTGTTGAAAGCTAAAGTGGCTCAAGAAtacgtttttcttttttatctttccATGCTTCGTTTTAGTCCCGGGTCTCTCAAACTCTCAATTATTGGCcagacaaaaaacaaaacctcTCTATTATTGGCAGTACTATTTTGTCCCACGTGTACGGCGAGAGCCATTTATCCCACGAGTAATAAAATTATACTATTTTTGACTCCACGTTCAAATTGCCGTACTGAGAGACTACTCGACTCCCCCAGGCTTTGAGCCACACCATCATCGAATTCATCTCCTCCATGCCAACCCCAACTCGCTTCCGTCTTCCCCAAAATGCCCTCCCCCTTTCTCGCTAAGCCCACCTCTATCCCTCCTCCCAACTCCGCcgagtcctcctcctcctccgacgCCCCAAACGACGCCGTtcccgcctcctcctcctcctcgcgCTGCTCGGAAATGTGGAACTATCTCTGGATCCCCTTCCTGATTTCCCTCTCCAAGGAGCTCACCTCCGCCAAGGCGCAGTCCACGCCGACGATTCTGCTCCCGACTCAACTCGCTGGCTCCGACTCGTCGCAGAGGTGTACGGCGCTTGACCCCAAGCTCAATTACCGCCCGGTGATCGGTATTCTCAGCCATCCCGGCGACGGCGCCTCCGGTCGGCTCAGTAATGCTACCGGTACTTCCTACATCGCCGCCTCCTACGTCAAGTTCGTTGAATCTGCCGGCGCTCGCGTTATTCCGCTCATCTATAACGAGCCTTCTGATGTTCTCTTCCAGGTAATCAATCGCTTCTGCTATTCGCTTTGTAATTCTAATTGTAATTCCTTTGCTTTGATCAAAGTTCATAATTGAAGTATGTGGCTTTTGGTTATGATCGgtttgagaaagaagttgattctGTGTTGTTTAGCTCAAAATCTGCTTTATGCACTATGCTTTCAGTTGTTCATGCCCCTATCTAGTTAAAGAATTCAACTTTTCAATTGATTTGTTTAtctattatttttttactttatcGAAAACAGAAGTACTACAGAAAGATTTTACCTTTCAACCAAAAGTTAAGTTGATTATTGTGGACTTCAGTTTTCTGTATTTTTCATTTCTGCCCAGCAAGGGGTTGCATTTGTATATTCTGTTTCGAGTTGTATTGCTATTGTTTGCTTAGGATGAGGCATAATGTAAACTATAGTGGTCTGGTCATGTGCTTACTATATCCAGCTGCACTGCAGAAGCTCAATCTGGTCAATGGCATGCTTTTCACCGGAGGCTGGGCTAAAAGTGGTCGGTACTATGAAGTTGCTGCGAAAATATTTAAGGTACTTTACGGTACTTGCAATGCCTTTAGTGCATGATACTGTCCTGGTTTTCTGGGCATCCCAGTAAAACCATATTTTTATATATTCTGGGACCGCTTTCACAGCTAAACAAAGAATTCCATACTTTCTACATGAAATGCTGGTCAATGCAAAACATTTTGAATATCCCAATGCACTTGTAGCAGCTCACTCTGAAGGTGTCAGTAGCAAAATGGACTAATCTGAGTCATCACAGCTTAAGGATCATGATGCTCATAATGCATTGACATGATATTAATCTTAGTATCATGTAACTGTCCAAAATCATCAGCATCAAACATAATTTCTATGTACCACAGCCTACACTAGGCAAAAGAAAATTCTGATTATGCAGGTTAGACCGAAGAGCTAAATGGGGCTTGGAAGTGAATGGTAGAAGAGACATGGGATGTTGATAGTTTGAGTATGTATTGCAACCGTGGCATTGTTGTCATGGTCAGCTAGCATCAAAAGTTTCAAGGCTTCCCTTCACAAAATTTCCTGTAGGATAGTTCCACTGCTTTTCTTAGTGATTTATCTATGTCCACTATTCAAAAGCAATGTATCTACTTAAGTACTTATATCAGCTATTCTCTTATTGTTGTCTGCAGATGATTTTAAAGAAGAATGATGCTGGTGACCATTTTCCATTATATGCCATCTGCTTGGGTTTCGAACTTCTAACAATGATCATCAGCAAGGTAAATCCATCCAGTTCATAATTCACTGTAACTATTCAGTCTCTTGCAGTTCAAATTGCATTTTGTTTTTGGCCTTTTTAGTACAATATATGCCTACTAATCACTTTCGATGATCAGATTCAATGCcatcaattttattattttcaatgATGCTTTAAATGATTCAATTGTTGAGAGAAGCAAACTAGGATTTCTGGTTCTTGGGTAACACCTTATGCATGATGAAACAATCTCAACTATTTACTGCATGTGTGCTATTCCCACCCTAGTGCTGGCCCTCTAAAAGCTACCTTGAATTCGTGGTGGAACAAGTGAATTTCCATTTGTTATCTCTGTTTAGTGGTTATGACATTTATTCTCATCATGACTGGGAGGATGGTTGATATCTAGAGTTGTATGGTCTTATTTTTATAAACTTTTTTTGATGTAGAAACTTCTGTGGTTACCGAATACCCCGGCTGATTTAATTTTTGCGACCTCCAAATGATTGTTTTGCAGATTTCCGCCTGATTTGCTTAGAAAGTTGAGTACAGATTGTATTGTCATGCAAAACCACCATGTGAGTTATAATGAACTTTATTATCTATGCCTATAAGCACAGTCCTGAATAATCACCTGAAAATAAATTATCTGGTTAAATCTTAGCATTGTTTATCTCTTTTTTCATGCGTaacccactttttttttttgggttcagATGGGTAACCCACTTTTAAAACATATATCATTGGcttttttgttcatttgttcTTCTAAATAATGAATTATTAATAGTCTGAGAAAGTTTAGATTGTTTCATTATGATGATGAGCTGTGGCCTATCATCTGACAAAGCTTGATGAGAATAATTTGATTCTTATATCATGACATTGCTGAATGTTGTTGAGACTTGAGACAAGGATTTTTGTCGCTTCTGCTTCTCTGAACCAtgcattttggttttggtcctGCTTTAATCTATATGATTATGATTACAAAGCAAACTATTGGTTTTCGAAAGTAACCCGAGTTTACAATGATTCAATGCAACAGTATGGTATCTCACCAGAGACGTTGGAAGAGAGCCAAGATCTATCAAGTTTTTTTAAGATCTTGACAACCAGTACTGATAAAGATGATAAGGTAGTGGATCTTGttacatgttttccaaaatcaattccaaaattTCCTTTTTCCCGTGAAGAATTCTAATTCTTGTAGCATTAATACCAGGTCTATGTCTCCACAGTACATGCATACCACTATCCGGTGACTGCCTTCCAATGGCATCTGGAGGTATTATTAAGATCTTGACAACCAGTACTGATAAAGATGATAAGGTAGTGGATCTTGttacatgttttccaaaatcaattccaaaattTCCTTTTTCCCGTGAAGAATTCTAATTCTTGTAGCATTAATACCAGGTCTATGTCTCCACAGTACGTGCATACCACATCCTGTTGTTAAGTCTTTTGATTGTATGTGACTATTAATTTATTTAAGTCTGCCATAGCAGCAATAGCACAACAAAACACTGTTTACAAGTGGAAACATGTTGAGGTTCTTATTTCTATTGTGTCTTCATGGATATCTAACATGTGTTATTGTGGAATTTAACACAAAATAACATTTTCTTTCCCACTTCAAACAATTGCAATATGGCTACATTTGTATTCTTAGAATTTGTTCAAATAACTATTTCCGTAAAGCCAGTAAAGTTTTGCATTGTAACATAAATAATTGGATGAACCCTGCAGATTAAGTGAAGAATAGTAGATTAAGAAAATGAATAGACTACTGACTAGTCTTTGTATTCTTCTCCCTCTGTTCTTGTCTCATATATTTTGGTTATTTACATATTGGAGCGTTTCCAATACATCTGTTAATTTCATATATGATGCAGAAAAATGCTTTTGAATGGGGGTTACCGATGATTCCACACTCAGAAGATGCCATTCACGTGACTCAGCACATCGCAAACTTTTTTATCAGGTCAGGGCTTATGCTGTATCCTTCTTATGTTCTCCTTTGATTGAATTACTATGTTAAACCTCAATATGTAGTGTACAACTCTCTTTAGGAAGGAAGAGGCCATGCAACAATTATCGGACGATGTTGAAATTTAGGTTTAGAACTGTACAAATGCATTATTAGTTTTTTCATTATTCAAGGTATCAAATTTCAGAATACACGTAGAGCTGAAAAACTCATGGGATTCCAAACATAAGTTAGATTCAGTATCTTACCGAAACAACAGTTACCAGGTTTATCCAACCAGAATGATAGAAAAGCCAAAACTCATTGCAATTGAATTTTTGATGCAGCGAGGCAAGGAAGTCATTAAACAGGCCACCTATTCAGGATGTCCTCGACAATCTCATCTACAATTACAGTCCAACATTTTGTGGGAAGGCAGGGTAAGCCAAAAGTGCCCTTGAAACTGCATTactattttctttatttgagtttactaaCTTCTAATTTTTCATATGCTTTCCGATTGTAGGAAGGGATACGATGAAGTTTACATCTTTAAACAACCTTCACTCGCACATTTGTAAATCGAAGTGTACGTGCAAATTTGTAATAATGGACGATGAAAGTGAAAATATGTAATGAGCATTTCAACTCCAAACATTTGTATTTATAAGGCAGTAGACCTCTCATTAGTCATTTGCTCTGATTATTGTACACTCCATCAATATTACACTAGAAGCTCAATTGGGTCCAGCGACTCTTACCTATCAGCGGCTTGCTCTTCACAAAATTCTTATGTGCATGGTCAAATGGCTTGTAATGGTTCAAGTAGCTCAATGCTTAGAAGTCATAAGCCACCCATTATCTTATGATCTTACGGAAAATCACAAATTTGCGTAGCACAATTTGAGTATGCCGGAGCATCTTCAGAGATGGTTGAACATTTTACGCCATGAACATACCAAGTCAATCTCAAAACAGATGCAAGTTTATGCCTTTGAATTAGAATATGGATTGGTTGTAAACCTAAATCCAATGATGCAAAGAGGTAGGAACTGTCTCCAACGGCTTCTGGATTTCGTTTCGTATTTTTACAACTTACAAGTGATTGAAAGCTGTTATATACAGGTTGCTCCAGGAGTTTGTGGAAAACCATGGAAACAGTTTGGAAGTGGTATATACTTTGTCTGGCCAGTTGAAGAACAATCCTGTGAGCTACCATGTAAGGTTCGTTTCGGGGCCTCAACTTGCAGGTAGCGTTTATCTTTTGAATCAACTCCACTCTTCTTGAGTTGCGATTGAATATGTTGTGGGAGGGAccaatgattttgtgaattacGTTTCAAAGTAGGATGGTTTGTAGATTTCTGCAAACTCTGTAGGTGCACACAGACTTAGGCACATATACATTTATAAGTTTTGACTAGAGCTCTTTTGGAAATTCTTTGCTTCATTGTTGTTGCTCTTATATCTTGAAATTTTTCACGGGTATGTACCAATGATATTTCACTTTTTCTGAACGATTGATTTACTGAAACCTGAGTTATAGTTCGAGCCTTTTTGTTGGTCTTTGTCATCTTTAAACATCAGGAAAGAACAGATATAATGGatcttgtttttccttttgcagaagcaaaagaagaatTTGATGGCAACTGCTCCGTTGGGGTTTACAGTGTGCAACCTTGCATTCCAAAGGATCCAGCTACAATTTGGAATGCAGAATTTGTACAAGCAGAGGAGCTCCATACGCAGGCTCCAACAGTTGAAAATTGCTTGAGAGATAACAGGTACCTTTTTTATTTACTCCCATATAAAGTctcctgaaaataagaaagaaTACTCCTGTAGATACATGGTTTGCTTGTCTTTCTGAAAATTGAAAGTTTGGGAAGTTGTATAGCTTCTACATAAATAAACAGGCAATCTCATTCAGAATACAGTACTGCAGCGACTATCTTTTTGGTTCCGCTTTGCTTGAGAAAATTTATATTCTTACCATGTAACCTTTATTGTGCTTTCATTTTGGTGAATATTAATTAATGGATGCCTTTTCTGCTCAGAAGTATCAGATGACTTGATAGTTTAACATTTTATTCAAAGGAAccttttttcccttaaagcaaagcaagaagaagagaatttattaatttaatgatttgatttttcacaGTAAGTTTTTAAAgttattttattgattttagGTTTATTAAGAATATTCCCGTATAATCATTTTAGGTTTATAGGTGCTTTGGTTTATATATTCTACAAAACTTTAAAGATTTTATATTTTGCTGGATGACTCAGTCCCTCTGTTATGCTAATTTGTAGTAATATATACTCTTGCTTAAATTTAGTATAGTACATAAAAATTATGCACCTATGCAATTATACATGTGATAACTATTTGCTATGCTTCTCCAGGTTCTGCGGCATTCTCAATTCCTTTGTTTTGCGTAATGTAGAGGGAACACCATTGAGCACTGCAGGTCCACAACTGAAGACCAAATTAGCTTCAGAGCcatcaaaaattaatttagCTCATCAAGATAGTGTGATTTTAAAACAGCAACAGAATAAAGGAGAACAATCTAGTCCGAAAGTTGGTTTGCCGGCTCCCAATGTGGTAAAAGATGTCAAAAGTGAAAGCAATGGCATAGGAGTTACTCATCAGCCTAACAAACATCCTGCAGACAAAGAGAAAGTTGCTCCTCTTCCTGCTAACAAAAAGAAGGTCCAGAGTGATAAAAGCTCTTCTGCTTCTGGAGGTTCATTGGCAAATTTGTGGGGTCGTGCATCTGTGAAATCCAAGTCAAATTCTACAGCCGAAAATAGTAATTTGATTCCTACGCATACTGGTAGGTTTCACTAGTTTACCAAGTTTTAATATTTCATTCTTTTATCTTCTTTAACATTGATagaagcttctctctctctctctctctctctctctctctctctattattCTTTTGTAAGATGCTCACGATTTGTAGCACTAGCTAAGTTACTTCTTTATATCCTTCCTTCTTCAGGAGCAAGTGCAGAGGCTCAAATTTGTGCTAGAGAAGCAGAAGCTGGTGTCATCAGCGACGATGATGATCAAGATGTTAATTTTAAGAGAGCTTCCGGTTCTGAAGTCACTAGGAAACGGAGGGTTGTCTTTGATTTCTCCGATGAAGACGAATGTGAAGATGCAGTCAATTTAGCATCCCCAGAGTATCCAAAAGGAAAATCATGTCAAGAGCTCAAAGAAAGTAGCAAAACTTTGGTTGCACTTAAAACCAATTTGAACTTTGACGAGCAGGTAGAAGATAAACCAGAGGTCAAGGAAGAGATATCAGTTGACGGAAAATCTGACCCACCTTGCAGAGAAGATTCTACTGTTGTCagcaaggaaagtaattctggGATTATCC
It encodes:
- the LOC112203493 gene encoding nucleolar protein dao-5, translated to MDDESENIIWIGCKPKSNDAKRLLQEFVENHGNSLEVVYTLSGQLKNNPVSYHVRFVSGPQLAEAKEEFDGNCSVGVYSVQPCIPKDPATIWNAEFVQAEELHTQAPTVENCLRDNRFCGILNSFVLRNVEGTPLSTAGPQLKTKLASEPSKINLAHQDSVILKQQQNKGEQSSPKVGLPAPNVVKDVKSESNGIGVTHQPNKHPADKEKVAPLPANKKKVQSDKSSSASGGSLANLWGRASVKSKSNSTAENSNLIPTHTGASAEAQICAREAEAGVISDDDDQDVNFKRASGSEVTRKRRVVFDFSDEDECEDAVNLASPEYPKGKSCQELKESSKTLVALKTNLNFDEQVEDKPEVKEEISVDGKSDPPCREDSTVVSKESNSGIILTEKTDRSVPEKDVNKMDKLATAAKTQIDAGIILTEKKRNSVPEKGVNKMDKLTNGASRSPQRRKILKTRIDERGREVTEVIWEGKETEAKKADSSATMKADSSTTKKADNTVTSVTNRPAAAQKSVANTGPKNQTAKAGGKKAVNKDPKQGNILSFFKKV